One Nicotiana sylvestris chromosome 12, ASM39365v2, whole genome shotgun sequence genomic window carries:
- the LOC104231080 gene encoding probable LRR receptor-like serine/threonine-protein kinase At3g47570, whose product MWGSIPSCLGDVTSLREIYLDSNNFTSNIPSNLWNLKDTLKLNLSSNFFNGSLPLEIGNLKDAILLDLSWNQISGNIPSTVGGLQKLIQLSLAHNRIEGSLPNTIGKLLTLEALDLSYNNISGVIPKSLEELKQLGSFNVSFNRLHGEIPNGGPFVDLPYQSFMSNERLCGNLQKHVPACPSNNHSNSKKRRLVWIVVASSVISVIGLASAIVFMLMRRRGKTVNAEDEWLPEVAPQRISYYELQRATQGFDGNNLLGSGSFGSVYKGTLADGMIVAVKVFNVQMEGTFQTFDRECEILRNLRHRNLIKIISSCCNLDFKALILEYMPNESLDKLLYSRDYSLNIMQRLNIMVDVASALEYLHHGYSVPIIHCDLKPSNVLLDNDMVGHLSDFGIAKLLTKEECIAHTTTFATIGYIAPEYGSEGLISKRSDVYSYGIMLLEIFTKKKPNDEMFTGDLNLRSCVHNSLPDVLDQFIDTDLLTLDEQNSSQKLQCLTLIMELAMNCTANIPGERMNMVDVVAALKKIKQKLSSYY is encoded by the exons ATGTGGGGAAGTATTCCGAGTTGCTTAGGGGATGTGACTTCTCTTAGGGAGATTTATCTTGATTCTAATAACTTCACTTCTAACATACCTTCAAATCTATGGAACCTCAAAGATACTTTGAAGCTGAACTTGTCTTCTAATTTCTTCAATGGGTCTCTACCACTAGAAATTGGAAATCTCAAGGATGCAATACTTTTGGATCTTTCCTGGAATCAAATCTCAGGCAACATTCCTAGTACAGTGGGAGGTCTACAAAAAttgattcaattatcattggCTCATAACAGAATTGAAGGATCTCTTCCTAACACTATTGGGAAACTTTTAACTTTGGAAGCATTGGATCTTTCATATAATAATATATCTGGTGTGATCCCAAAGTCATTAGAGGAACTTAAGCAACTAGGCTCCTTTAATGTCTCATTCAACAGGTTACACGGGGAAATTCCGAATGGAGGACCGTTTGTTGATCTCCCTTACCAGTCTTTCATGTCGAATGAAAGATTGTGTGGTAACCTTCAAAAGCATGTCCCAGCTTGTCCTTCTAATAATCATTCtaattcaaagaaaagaagacTCGTATGGATTGTCGTTGCCTCGTCAGTTATATCTGTAATAGGGCTTGCTTCAGCAATAGTTTTCATGTTGATGAGACGTCGAGGTAAAACAGTCAATGCTGAAGATGAGTGGTTGCCCGAGGTAGCACCGCAAAGAATTTCTTACTATGAACTTCAAAGAGCAACTCAGGGCTTTGATGGAAATAACCTGCTAGGTAGTGGAAGTTTTGGTTCTGTTTACAAAGGGACATTGGCAGATGGAATGATAGTAGCTGTTAAAGTTTTCAATGTGCAGATGGAAGGTACATTTCAAACCTTTGATAGAGAATGTGAAATCTTGCGTAATCTTCGTCACAGAAATCTCATTAAGATCATTAGCAGCTGTTGTAACTTGGATTTTAAAGCATTGATACTTGAGTACATGCCAAATGAGAGTTTAGACAAGTTGCTATATTCTCGAGATTATTCTTTAAATATAATGCAAAGATTGAATATCATGGTCGATGTTGCATCTGCTCTAGAGTATCTTCATCATGGTTACTCAGTACCAATTATTCACTGTGATTTGAAGCCGAGCAACGTCTTACTTGACAACGACATGGTGGGCCACCTGAGTGACTTTGGCATTGCTAAACTTTTAACTAAGGAAGAATGTATTGCTCACACTACAACCTTTGCAACAATTGGTTACATTGCTCCAG agTATGGTTCGGAAGGCCTTATATCCAAGAGGTCTGATGTTTATAGTTATGGTATTATGCTGCTGGAAATATTTACCAAGAAGAAACCTAATGATGAAATGTTCACTGGAGATTTGAATTTGAGAAGCTGCGTGCATAATTCGCTTCCTGATGTGTTGGATCAATTCATAGATACTGACTTACTAACGTTGGATGAACAAAACTCAAGTCAAAAGCTACAATGTCTGACATTGATTATGGAGTTAGCCATGAATTGCACAGCCAATATTCCAGGTGAAAGGATGAACATGGTTGATGTTGTAGCAGCATTGAAAAAGATCAAACAGAAGCTTTCTTCCTATTATTGA
- the LOC138882675 gene encoding uncharacterized protein, whose product MDELIGNLKTYEMKRKKDSERREPKKENNLVLKAENSDSSEEDSDMAYITKRFQKMVRRNGGIPKRGSSTKRNPVPNKRFSRKSADDNIVKQDLAAWGDSSRESERELDAENSSMMAVEIEATKYDSLFALMDQDVQRNLKSYSSKKLRSLANVLIDAYYSLINDKKILTIELGNAEQSRNNLVVYVVDLNKTITNLEKEKEVLNEKINSVENERDDLMVVVVDLKETIEDFSNEKHTLEEKIAATEQEMDDFLLIITNLEETIERLKSELRSTSIEKGKEVASESHIKLEKELNDVKTSLCGELEKNRQLQTELKKVKMDLEKSVKWTWSSDVVTTMYFNNSGNRQGIEFQKEKTPYNPHSNYVTVSDNWLCTHCGNNGHFKENCQAKVQFVQKNKSFIEKVTTKEGPGNSERKWTAMVHEQWMLKAHD is encoded by the exons atggatgagctgattggtaatctgaagacatacgagatgaaaagaaagaaagacagtgaaaggagagagccaaagaaggaaaataacttGGTGCTCAAGGCTGAAAACAGTGATTCAAGTGAAGAAGATAGTGATATGGCCTATATTACTAAAaggtttcaaaagatggttcgaagaaatggtggtataccaaagagGGGCAGTTCAA caaaaaggaaccCGGTTCCAAACAAACGATTTAGTCGAAAAAGTGCAGATGACAATATTGTGAAGCAAGatcttgctgcttggggagattCCTCCCGTGAATCAGAAAGGGAACTAGATGCAGAAAAtagctccatgatggcagtggaaatTGAAGCAACGAAATATGACTCACTGTTTGCGCTGATGGATCA ggatgttcagagaaatctaaaatcctattcttctaagaagttaaggtcattagcaaatgttctaattgatgCATATTATAGCCTTATTAATGATAAGAAGATCTTGACCATAGAGTTAGGAAATGCTGAACAATCTAGAAATAATCTAGTGGTCTATGTAGTGGATCTAAATAAGACCATAactaatcttgaaaaagaaaaggaagttttgaatgaaaaaataaatagtgtagaaaatgagagagatgactTGATGGTAGTGGTTGTTGATTTGAAGGAAACCATAGAAGACTTTAGCAATGAAAAGCACACTCTAGAAGAGAAAATTGCAGCTACTGAGCAAGAGATGGATGACTTTTTATTGATAATCACTAACCTAGAGGAAACTATTGAGAGACTCAAATCAGAACTTAGGTCTACAAGTATTGAGAAAGGGAAAGAAGTAGCCAGTGAGTCACACATCAAGCTTGAAAAGGAATTGAATGATGTTAAAACTAGTCTATGtggtgaacttgagaaaaataggCAGCTTCAAACTGAactaaagaaagtaaaaatggatCTTGAGAAATCTgttaagtggacctggtcctcagatgttgtcactaccatgtacttcaacaatagtggaaacaggcagggaatcgagtttcaaaaggagaaaactccttacaatcCTCACAGCAACTATGTCACAGTTTCTGATAACTGGctttgtacccactgtgggaacaatgggcacttcaaagaaaattgtcaGGCCAAGGTCCAATTTGTTCAGAAAAACAAATCTTTTATTGAAAAAGTGACTACTAAAGAAGGACCAG GGAATAGTGAGAGGAAGTGGACTGCAATGGTTCATGAACAGTGGATGCTAAAAGCACATGACTAG